Below is a genomic region from Leptospira yasudae.
GCGGTAATCAAAGGTCCGGAAGTTAGGGAAGATCCATTGTCGCAGGAATTATCATCGGAGGTGCAAAAGATCAAGGAATCGGTAATCGCGCCGTAATTATCGGAGGCACTTCCTTTACCTTTACAATCATTGAAACCGGGGCGATAAACTTGCCCATAAGTACATTTCGTCAAATATACGATACTTCCAGAATACGTGAGTATGATCGTTCCGTTCACCGGATCTCCGGAAGGAGCGACATTGACCGTTACCGTATAATTCTTAGTAGCTCCACTTTGATCCGTAAATTTATAAGTGACCGGACTAGTAAAATTGTTGGCGGTTACTCCGGAAACCTGTTCCACTCCGTCCACTTCGAGTTTGCCGCCCGCTGCAATCGCAAACGTCGCCTTTAGGTTGCTCGTCACGATCCCGTTCGGTACGGTTACCGTGATCGTAGCGTCCGAAACCGAATCTGTAAATCCCCCCAGACAAATTTCACTTGCACATTCGTTATTCGAAAGCGTCGTCGAGAGATCGAATGCGAACGCGTTGATACCTTGTATATTCGGACGAAAGACGGCGGC
It encodes:
- a CDS encoding glycoside hydrolase xylanase, with translation MKRILCTVLLLLFCSFLSNCFLNPLSQAVSETFFPTKEECKDCDQQRILAAAAAVFRPNIQGINAFAFDLSTTLSNNECASEICLGGFTDSVSDATITVTVPNGIVTSNLKATFAIAAGGKLEVDGVEQVSGVTANNFTSPVTYKFTDQSGATKNYTVTVNVAPSGDPVNGTIILTYSGSIVYLTKCTYGQVYRPGFNDCKGKGSASDNYGAITDSLIFCTSDDNSCDNGSSLTSGPLITACQSMENELPAMKVLGGMYSPVAPPDFNVYGSSASGALMSGCPGFSPTANPCSGGGTGGNLCSSGFSGVAINSTLFPDSYEGDYWTSTVCSATLAAKVSLIAPGLTNASLKSNVSASSKKALRCIRVNMS